The following DNA comes from Huiozyma naganishii CBS 8797 chromosome 8, complete genome.
ACCACGTCGCTGGCCGGCTTTCCTCGGTGATGTCCCGCGACCTCGCCGACGAGATGGGAATGCGTGTCGAGGAACACACCGCCAACGCGGCGGACGGCGAGGGCTGCAGGCTCTCCGACGCTGGTTTCACGACACAGGTCCTCAACAGCTACCTGTTTGCCGATCTCAGCTGCGGGAAGCTGCTCAAGTACGCGAACTTTGCAAAGGGTGCGCGCAAGTTTCCCGTCTCGGTGCCCCAGGACCAGCGCCTGAGCCTCCGCGATCTCCGCCACGGTATCATCTACTTCATGCGGCGGCACACCAACGTAGGGCGAATTGTAGCCGGCTCGGATGCCGTCGAGCGGTTGGCGGGCCACACTGCCGCCACCGGACGTACTGTCTATGCGGTACCCGACAGCGTAGTGAACCACGAGGCGAGTGCTGAAGTCCTGGAGGAGTACGAGATCTGCATGGCCTGGCACAGATTTCTCGACCTGGCTGTTTCAGGGCAAGTTGTTGCGGTAAAGGACGGAGACAACGCCAGACCAGACTTTCACTCCTCCGGATCCATCAACGATTTGCTTGCCGCGGGCCGCCGCCTCTACAGTAAGGATATTTTTATGTTTAGAAAAGGCCAGAAGGACGTCGCTACAGAGGTTTACTTAGGGGGGGCGCAGCTCATTCCAGTGCAGGCGCTTCCCGGGTTTGGCAAAACCGCGTTGTTCCAGATACCACTGATTGCATTGAAGAAGACAAGGCCGATCCCGAAGGTCGTCTCTTTCGTGTTTGTGCCCTACATTCCGCTGAAGGCCAACATGATTGACCGACTGGGGACGAACGGTTTGCTCGAGGTCGGGGACGTCGCGgtgctgctgaagaacgGTCCAAACGTCGACGAGGACGCGCTTTCCGCCGATGTATATGTGGGAGCGTTTCACGACATGGCCACAGTTTCCTGTGCAAGGTTGCTGGACAACTGGTACCAAACATTCAGGGACACCGTGCTGGGGCTCATTGTCATCGATGAGTTCCACAACTTCGAAACGGAGATGGCCTTTCGGGGTAATACGTTCAGTGCAATCGGAGAGATCAACCTGCGGCAGGCGTGGAAAGTGCTGGTGCTGTCCGGGACAGTTGGTGTCGGCGGCTTTAACGGGCCCTTACAGAGGTTGGGCTACGATGAGTCACTGACCACGGAGGCTGGGCTGGACCTCAAGtactttttcttcaatttggtTGATGAGCTCCCCCTGGGTAATTCGGTGAAATGGTTTGACGAGTGCGCATCCTCGAAAATATGCCTGGAGAAGGCCGTTGCAATGGTGGACAGGTTTGTCGCAGAAGAGGAGTCCGCGAAGGTGATTCTGGTGTGCCGCACAAGGGAACACGCCAAGATTTTGGCGGTTGATTTGGCAAAGCACAGGCCGCTCTGCGTCCACGGCGAGTTGACGGGAGCTTCCAAGGAGCAAACAATGCGCAGCTTCATCCAAGATCCCGTCAAGAGGGTTCTCATCGGAACCAAGCTGGTATCGGAGGGCATTGACGTCCAGGATCTGTTGCTCGTGCTGCTCGTCGATTACCTGCCCTCCATTGGCGAGTATGTGCAGATGGCTGGGCGGCTGCGGAAGGGCGGTCTCTGTGCGGTGCTGTGGTCCTCTAGGAGTTCGTTTGGCGATCAGGGCGAGCTGCGTCCGGGATGTTTGACACCCCAGCTCAACCGTTTCTACGGGCTCAGCCAGCACGGGCACGTCGGGTGTTGCAGAGCGGTCGACAACTGCCACCCAGACTCTGTTGCCTTTGTCAGGAGGGTGTTTCCGGGAATCTTGAAATACGAGAAAGTGTTGGACAGCCAGTTGAAGAGGTTTAGCGGTACCAGCTCTCCGAAGAGCTCGGCGCAAAAACGGCCACTGTTGGTTGCTGATTCAGTAAAGGACAACTCAACGACACGGGAATCGGTGGAAACCGAGTCAAATCCAAGGGATTCAGCGAGATCCCTCCCCACAGTGGATACTTCAATAGATACGTCGATGGATTCGACAATGGAACTGCTGTGCGATGACGGGGAGTTCCTGGCATCGCCAGCCAAAAGACCTGCAAAACAGATGAGGTCGCCGACGACTCCCAGTTGCTCCAATGTTGACGCACCCAAACAGCTTCTAGTTGTTCCCGGTCAGTCAATAGTTCAACTGGCTGCTGTGCGTTCCGGCGTGCGCAATGTGCAGCCCACCTTTTCAGTCGCCCCACCAGTCGTCTCCCGTACGCCAATGCGCCGTAAAAATGGATTTCCAGAAAGCTTCCGTGCCGCCGCGCGTCCCGTCTCTCAGCGATCCGTTGGTGAGCGTCTGAGGGAAGCCTTTGGTGCGGACTTGTCCCTGTTCCACTTCTTAGGGGTTGCGGTCAAGTATATTCCAACCCTGAGATTTTTCCAGGTGTGCGAGGCCACCTTTGGGCTGTCCAAGGCGACGGAGCCGTGGTACTGTTTCGTGTGCATGGGCGCCCTGGCGTTTAAGTGCGTGTGTGAGGATTTCCGCGGGCACCGCAACAAGTACGTCGTGCGCAACCTGGTGATGAACACGCTGTGTTTCCTCAAGATCGTGGCGTCCAGCACCGAGTGGGCCCATGTCGTGCG
Coding sequences within:
- the KNAG0H03870 gene encoding uncharacterized protein produces the protein MPNLRREQPISIGRCLEVCNVVVFFTGIKWAILDNRSITTMTASFLVPTASSIPVRKIIIKISDRCLVIDGYIVLINANGTKTLRIKTSSVLFLRKSKQKAICQLKTVNDEALYNLHTSSRFIPCTSSKLFKFMETESVYVMETAHGLQLATREQKPMARKLDVIRFRPQLQMFKYLYYAPARKPIRIGTSQEFVPITNTREVGFYRKKLCLQNLEFSASDRTLLADYLTNDSEKRSRVLSVLLKYYNTVCARVAKTAFTTDRNGHQSPFPREVSSETLGDYARNVCVFIYLDDVYAQFSFAGNFPRPTDTISVFEEPLADELFLKKARYSREILTDDRHTAYFTHLCQLAAVDIRKVASEKVEFLSVFQYRYVLDAIKAWTTYAALYPQAATTISDITALFVEKKAQVWRWVTTTYSLLCNELTQTTQRFVKERGPNACIVGGKHFSKDYLVELYHDNQREFDSATESLRRYFGNILTVEIVADRLVNDRSVNLAENPRSRKSSFQNLFGAAVLADVAPCAERTTSPDEDKEIIHLVNLCARAVMWMIYVGAGGPYRFPEIQKLKYASNDRDLYADSESRCIEIHAGYSKAQILRPVTKQLDKNTSDYLLFYTMIVVPIRNHVAGRLSSVMSRDLADEMGMRVEEHTANAADGEGCRLSDAGFTTQVLNSYLFADLSCGKLLKYANFAKGARKFPVSVPQDQRLSLRDLRHGIIYFMRRHTNVGRIVAGSDAVERLAGHTAATGRTVYAVPDSVVNHEASAEVLEEYEICMAWHRFLDLAVSGQVVAVKDGDNARPDFHSSGSINDLLAAGRRLYSKDIFMFRKGQKDVATEVYLGGAQLIPVQALPGFGKTALFQIPLIALKKTRPIPKVVSFVFVPYIPLKANMIDRLGTNGLLEVGDVAVLLKNGPNVDEDALSADVYVGAFHDMATVSCARLLDNWYQTFRDTVLGLIVIDEFHNFETEMAFRGNTFSAIGEINLRQAWKVLVLSGTVGVGGFNGPLQRLGYDESLTTEAGLDLKYFFFNLVDELPLGNSVKWFDECASSKICLEKAVAMVDRFVAEEESAKVILVCRTREHAKILAVDLAKHRPLCVHGELTGASKEQTMRSFIQDPVKRVLIGTKLVSEGIDVQDLLLVLLVDYLPSIGEYVQMAGRLRKGGLCAVLWSSRSSFGDQGELRPGCLTPQLNRFYGLSQHGHVGCCRAVDNCHPDSVAFVRRVFPGILKYEKVLDSQLKRFSGTSSPKSSAQKRPLLVADSVKDNSTTRESVETESNPRDSARSLPTVDTSIDTSMDSTMELLCDDGEFLASPAKRPAKQMRSPTTPSCSNVDAPKQLLVVPGQSIVQLAAVRSGVRNVQPTFSVAPPVVSRTPMRRKNGFPESFRAAARPVSQRSVGERLREAFGADLSLFHFLGVAVKYIPTLRFFQVCEATFGLSKATEPWYCFVCMGALAFKCVCEDFRGHRNKYVVRNLVMNTLCFLKIVASSTEWAHVVRMGDDGDFPRVPLWLAERGADMQARFRTRLLEYCKLARECTLSRTSHCRIPLRKWTPVGRCSGTTGAGSICARTSWTSSRSSRPTIPRRPSPSCGSRQRWPGWGSCSGRRENTVHGGPRCGVSGAADDGVRGGKVSGVQRGERLRTAYEPGPERSHGRSGS